In Acidimicrobiales bacterium, the following proteins share a genomic window:
- a CDS encoding cytochrome P450, which yields MTTSAQPVPLESIDLSDLEFWSVPLEERNAAFETLRNERPLAFFAEPDTVPDWIEVGPGYWAVTRHADVVEASRQPEIFCSGRGATSVPDMPDMFLEFFGSMINMDDPRHARLRRIVSRGFTPRILKKLEGDVQRAAVGIVDDLIQKGGGDFVTEVAARLPLRIICDMMGIPESQHDLVFTRSNVILSMGDPEYIPEGADIGAALLGAGQDLAMLVQELGRRRRAQPTDDVTSALVNADVEGERLDDAELGSFFILLVVAGNETTRNAISHGLKLITDHPDERTAWLSDVDGVTPTAVEEIVRYSSPVIWMRRSATRDATLGGQQISEGDKLLLFYNSANRDAAVFTDPHRFDVRRDPNPHVGFGGPGPHFCLGAHLARREISVMFRELLTRVPDIAATGEPERLRSSFINGIKHLPCETGRPV from the coding sequence ATGACCACCTCGGCCCAACCCGTGCCGCTCGAGAGCATCGACCTGTCGGACCTCGAGTTCTGGTCCGTCCCCCTGGAGGAGCGGAACGCGGCGTTCGAGACGCTGCGGAACGAGCGGCCGTTGGCGTTCTTCGCCGAGCCCGACACCGTCCCCGACTGGATCGAGGTGGGGCCCGGTTACTGGGCGGTCACCAGGCACGCCGACGTCGTCGAGGCCAGCCGCCAGCCGGAGATCTTCTGCTCGGGACGGGGTGCGACCTCGGTCCCCGACATGCCGGACATGTTCCTCGAGTTCTTCGGCTCGATGATCAACATGGACGATCCCCGCCACGCCCGGCTGCGCCGCATCGTCTCGCGTGGCTTCACGCCCCGCATCCTCAAGAAGCTGGAAGGAGACGTACAGCGGGCCGCCGTCGGGATCGTCGACGACCTGATCCAGAAGGGCGGGGGTGACTTCGTGACCGAGGTGGCGGCCCGGCTGCCGCTCCGGATCATCTGCGATATGATGGGCATCCCCGAGTCCCAGCACGACCTGGTGTTCACCCGCTCCAACGTGATCCTCTCGATGGGGGACCCGGAGTACATCCCGGAGGGGGCCGACATCGGCGCCGCCCTGCTGGGCGCCGGCCAGGACCTGGCCATGCTCGTCCAGGAGCTGGGGCGGAGGCGGCGGGCCCAGCCAACGGACGACGTGACGTCGGCGCTGGTCAACGCCGACGTCGAGGGGGAGCGGCTGGACGACGCCGAGCTGGGATCGTTCTTCATTCTGCTCGTGGTGGCGGGCAACGAGACGACCCGCAACGCCATCAGCCACGGGCTCAAGCTGATCACCGACCACCCCGATGAGCGCACCGCCTGGCTCTCCGACGTCGATGGCGTCACGCCCACGGCGGTGGAGGAAATCGTGCGCTACTCCAGCCCGGTGATCTGGATGCGCCGCTCCGCCACTCGGGACGCGACCCTCGGCGGCCAGCAGATCTCCGAAGGGGACAAGCTGCTCCTCTTCTACAACTCCGCCAACCGTGACGCCGCCGTCTTCACCGATCCCCACCGCTTCGACGTGCGACGGGATCCCAACCCCCACGTCGGTTTCGGCGGCCCCGGCCCCCACTTCTGCCTCGGTGCCCACCTGGCCCGGCGGGAGATCTCGGTGATGTTCCGGGAGCTGTTGACCCGGGTGCCCGACATCGCCGCCACCGGGGAGCCGGAGCGCCTGCGTTCGAGCTTCATCAACGGGATCAAGCACCTGCCCTGCGAAACGGGCAGGCCCGTCTAG